The following coding sequences are from one Dermacentor silvarum isolate Dsil-2018 chromosome 4, BIME_Dsil_1.4, whole genome shotgun sequence window:
- the LOC119449510 gene encoding sarcalumenin, with translation MARAADEQKVSLDARGVLIMVVALGGIIGLWVNEFMVSEDNIPAGFVYQPPKRGKAVEPVVREPPRPVLLTVEDCGKLALEAVREYVERHPIERDDSAEITREEPEDKAASDEEPPVLDEFRSRAKARDEDAGAAGSSEEMHDEEPPKKQVVESEEEADEEEGESAGQETEEEESAEAEVHGEEEEEEEGEESGEEAVSEEEEEAASEEEEEEEEGSEEVEEEEEAGALEESEEQAEVERTRTGPRSRKHIADVLGFAEIGTEEDREEEALIESILKELKKLSVTAIEPMEKLYKFKDISTRLLGDAEIFNKPMALFLGPWSAGKSSIINYLLGTEHTKAGLKTGPQPSDIDFTIIHYADKLQRLSGTEMAAHWAFSSVQKFGQGFLDHFKGIGLPHPLLQKVTIVDTPGILDKRKIENYPFNDAFQWFIDRADAIYVVFDPSKLEIGEEMATLLDQLKGREGQIRFILNKADFIQPHDIMRVTGQLLWNVSPLLGSSDAPIIHVVSMTSRPFHTGTPAEFFEEQELALLEHLREIMDERVENTISFARRHAVRVRNHAKLVDCFLSTFYKQKGMFGSKKKVAEQIAKDPNKYHIFEGLSRLSNVSRYDLPDPQLYYKFFKLNPMYDFKALTATCTYFKGCPLDKLDITIAYDLPQLLGKYNDQTKLKKDHDKSMAGHAPVPLPTGQQHS, from the exons agttcATGGTGTCGGAGGACAACATTCCCG CGGGCTTCGTGTACCAGCCGCCCAAGCGTGGCAAGGCGGTGGAGCCCGTGGTGCGCGAGCCCCCACGGCCAGTCCTGCTAACGGTGGAGGACTGCGGCAAGCTGGCGCTCGAGGCCGTCCGAGAGTATGTCGAACGACACCCCATCGAGAGGGACGACTCAGCAGAGATAACCCGAGAAGAGCCTGAGGACAAGGCTGCCAG TGACGAGGAGCCACCCGTGCTGGATGAATTCCGCAGCAGAGCCAAGGCTCGAGACGAGGACGCCGGAGCAGCTGGTTCTTCAGAGGAAATGCATGACGAGGAACCGCCCAAGAAGCAGGTCGTCGAAAGCGAGGAG GAGGCCGACGAGGAAGAAGGCGAATCAGCAGGCCAGGAAACGGAAGAGGAAGAGAGCGCTGAGGCTGAAGTACatggggaggaggaggaagaggaggaaggtGAAGAGAGTGGCGAGGAAGCAGTgtcagaggaggaggaggaggctgcatctgaggaggaagaggaggaagaagaggGCAGCGAGGAagtggaagaggaggaggaagcagGTGCGCTGGAGGAATCCGAGGAACAAGCAGAAGTGGAAAGGACCCGCACTGGGCCCCGGTCACGCAAGCACATCGCTGACGTACTCGGCTTTGCTGAGATTGGAACCGAGGAGGACAGGGAGGAAGAGGCACTCATCGAGTCCATCCTCAAGGAACTGAAGAAGCTTTCCGTGACCGCCATTGAGCCAATGGAGAAGCTCTACAAATTCAAGGACATCAGCACCAGGCTGCTTGGAG ATGCTGAAATATTCAACAAGCCTATGGCGCTTTTCCTTGGGCCCTGGAGCGCTGGCAAGAGCAGCATCATAAACTACCTGCTGGGCACTGAGCATACCAAGGCAGGCCTCAAAACAG GTCCGCAGCCGTCCGACATTGATTTCACCATCATTCACTACGCCGACAAGCTTCAGCGACTCAGCGGCACTGAAATGGCTGCACACTGGGCCTTCTCAAGCGTCCAAAAGTTTGGCCAAGGGTTCCTGGATCATTTCAAAGGGATCGGCCTGCCTCACCCACTGCTGCAAAAG GTGACCATCGTGGACACACCTGGTATTCTTGACAAGCGCAAAATAGAGAACTACCCTTTCAACGATGCCTTCCAATGGTTCATCGATCGTGCCGATGCCATATATGTTGTGTTTGACCCGAGCAAGCTTGAAATAGGGGAAGAAATGGCAACTCTCCTAGACCAGCTGAAAGGTCGCGAAGGCCAGATCCGCTTCATTCTCAACAAGGCGGACTTCATTCAGCCTCACGACATCATGCGCGTCACTGGACAGCTCTTGTGGAATGTCTCTCCACTCCTGGGGAGCAGTGATGCGCCAATCATCCATGTTGTGTCCATGACTTCGAGGCCTTTCCACACTGGCACCCCTGCAGAGTTCTTCGAGGAGCAAGAACTGGCCTTGCTTGAGCATTTGCGCGAAATAATGGACGAGCGTGTAGAGAACACCATTTCTTTTGCCCGCAGACATGCCGTACGGGTGCGCAACCATGCAAAGCTTGTTGACTGCTTTCTGAGCACATTCTACAAGCAGAAGGGAATGTTTGGAAGCAAAAAGAAAGTAGCGGAACAGATTGCCAAAGACCCAAACAAGTACCACATATTCGAAGGGCTCAGCAGACTGAGCAACGTCAGTCGCTACGACCTTCCAGACCCCCAACTTTACTACAAGTTCTTCAAGCTGAACCCCATGTATGACTTCAAGGCCCTCACTGCCACCTGCACCTACTTCAAAGGATGCCCCCTCGACAAGCTGGACATTACAATTGCCTATGACTTGCCACAGCTATTGGGCAAGTACAATGACCAAACAAAACTGAAGAAGGACCATGACAAGTCCATGGCAGGACATGCTCCGGTGCCACTACCAACTGGGCAGCAACACAGCTGA